The Primulina tabacum isolate GXHZ01 chromosome 16, ASM2559414v2, whole genome shotgun sequence genome window below encodes:
- the LOC142528624 gene encoding LOW QUALITY PROTEIN: linoleate 13S-lipoxygenase 3-1, chloroplastic-like (The sequence of the model RefSeq protein was modified relative to this genomic sequence to represent the inferred CDS: deleted 1 base in 1 codon), with the protein MALVKEIMGSSLLEKTSFLASSSRLVLKQRQSRRFLFPFQQKAMGVKISTIPVAAISEDLELVKSVPQKALKFKVRAVLTVRNKNKEDFKETLVKHLDAFADKIGRNVVLELVSNDFDPKTKAPKKSNQAALKDWSKKSNLKTERVNYIAEFVVDSNFGTPGAILVSNKHQQEFFLESITVEGFPRGPLHFPCDSWVQSNKHHPGKRVFFSNQPYLPHETPAGLRALRERELRELRGDGNGERKLSDRIYDFDVYNDLGNPDKGIDFARPILGGQQIPYPRRCRTGRPATYTNLNAESRVEKPLPMYVPRDEQFEESKMTTFSTGRLKAVLHNLIPQLMASISANNKDFKGFSDIDSLYSEGLLLKLGLHDEILNKMPIPEAVNKIQKGGLLKFDLPKIVSKDKYAWLRDDEFGRQALAGVNPINIERLQTFPPVSKLDPESYGSPESALKDEHISGQLNGITIQEALNANRLYIIDYHDIYLPFLNGMNALDGRKSYATRSVFFLTDLGTLKPIAIELSLPPTSSSSRPKRVVTPPVDAATYWTWQLAKAHVCSNDAGVHQLVNHWLRTHAALEPFILAAHRQMSAMHPIFKLLDPHMRYTLEINALARQSLISVDGVIESCFTPGRYCMEISAAAYKTSWRFDLESLPADLIRRGMAARDPTQPHGLKLIMDDYPYATDGLMIWEAIEKWVHKYVAHYYQDANQVCNDKELQAWYAESINVGHADLRHEDWWPTLATPEDLASILTTIIWLASAQHAALNFGQYPYGGYIPNRPPLMRRLIPDENDPEYSIFLTDPQKYFFCALPSLLQATKFMAVVDTLSTHSPDEEYLGERNHPSIWSCDPKVIEAFYEFSSEIRRIEKEIEKRNADPQCRNRCGPGVLPYELLAPSSGAGVTCRGVPNSVSI; encoded by the exons ATGGCACTTGTTAAAGAGATCATGGGCTCCTCTTTACTGGAGAAAACTTCA TTTCTCGCGTCATCGTCTAGGCTGGTTTTGAAGCAGAGACAGAGTCGCCGGTTTCTGTTTCCCTTCCAACAAAAAGCCATGGGTGTGAAGATCAGTACAATCCCTGTTGCGGCCATCAGTGAAGATTTGGAGTTGGTGAAATCGGTGCCTCAGAAAGCTCTCAAGTTTAAGGTCAGAGCGGTGCTGACTGTAAGGAACAAGAACAAGGAGGATTTCAAGGAGACTTTGGTCAAACATTTGGATGCCTTTGCTGATAAGATCGGAAGGAATGTTGTTTTGGAACTCGTGAGCAATGATTTTGATCCAA aaaccaaGGCACCCAAGAAAAGCAATCAAGCTGCTCTCAAGGACTGGTCCAAGAAATCAAACCTTAAAACAGAAAGAGTGAATTACATAGCAGAATTCGTGGTGGATTCGAATTTTGGGACTCCCGGTGCAATTTTAGTGAGCAACAAGCATCAGCAAGAGTTCTTCTTGGAGAGTATAACAGTCGAAGGATTTCCCCGGGGTCCCCTGCATTTTCCCTGCGATTCTTGGGTTCAGTCCAACAAACATCATCCCGGCAAAAGAGTTTTCTTCTCTAATCAG CCATATTTGCCCCATGAAACACCAGCAGGGCTTCGAGCTCTTAGAGAAAGGGAGCTCAGAGAACTGAGAGGCGATGGAAATGGTGAAAGAAAATTGTCTGATAGAATATATGATTTTGATGTGTACAATGATCTTGGGAATCCTGACAAAGGCATTGATTTCGCTCGTCCGATTCTTGGAGGTCAACAAATACCCTATCCACGGCGTTGCCGCACAGGACGCCCTGCTACTTATACCA ATTTGAACGCCGAGAGTCGAGTAGAGAAGCCATTGCCCATGTACGTGCCAAGGGACGAACAGTTTGAGGAGTCGAAAATGACCACCTTCTCCACGGGGAGACTCAAGGCTGTGCTTCACAATCTTATTCCACAATTAATGGCCAGCATTTCTGCTAACAACAAGGACTTCAAGGGGTTCTCGGATATTGACAGCCTTTATAGTGAAGGCCTACTCCTTAAACTCGGCCTGCATGATGAGATCTTGAATAAGATGCCCATTCCTGAGGCTGTGAACAAGATTCAAAAAGGTGGTCTACTCAAATTTGACCTTCCAAAGATTGTTTCAA AGGACAAATATGCATGGTTGCGAGACGATGAATTCGGGCGTCAAGCTTTGGCAGGGGTCAATCCTATCAATAtagaaaggcttcagactttTCCCCCAGTGAGTAAGCTTGACCCTGAAAGTTACGGATCACCAGAATCAGCTCTCAAAGACGAACACATTTCTGGTCAACTTAATGGGATTACCATACAAGAG GCTTTGAATGCTAACAGGCTATATATCATCGATTACCATGACATATACTTGCCATTCCTCAATGGAATGAATGCCCTCGATGGACGGAAATCATATGCAACACGCTCAGTCTttttcttgactgatttgggcACCCTCAAACCCATAGCCATAGAGCTCAGCCTCCCACCAACCTCTTCAAGCTCTCGGCCAAAGCGTGTGGTCACACCACCGGTGGATGCCGCTACTTATTGGACGTGGCAATTGGCTAAGGCTCATGTTTGTTCCAATGATGCCGGTGTGCACCAACTTGTTAACCATTG GTTACGTACGCATGCAGCATTGGAGCCATTCATATTGGCTGCACATAGGCAAATGAGTGCGATGCATCCCATTTTTAAGCTTTTGGATCCACACATGAGATACACGTTGGAGATCAATGCATTGGCTAGACAGAGTTTAATTAGTGTAGATGGTGTGATTGAATCTTGCTTCACTCCCGGCCGTTATTGTATGGAAATCAGTGCAGCAGCATACAAGACTTCTTGGCGGTTTGACTTGGAAAGCCTCCCTGCTGATCTCATTAGAAG AGGCATGGCTGCAAGAGATCCGACTCAGCCCCATGGGCTTAAACTTATCATGGATGACTACCCTTATGCCACAGATGGGCTGATGATATGGGAAGCTATCGAAAAATGGGTCCACAAGTATGTGGCCCATTACTATCAAGACGCCAACCAAGTCTGCAATGACAAGGAGCTCCAGGCCTGGTACGCCGAGTCGATTAACGTAGGCCATGCGGACCTCCGCCATGAGGATTGGTGGCCCACATTAGCCACCCCAGAGGACCTGGCTTCAATCCTCACAACTATAATATGGCTTGCATCTGCACAACATGCTGCATTGAACTTTGGCCAGTACCCTTATGGTGGCTACATCCCAAACCGCCCACCGCTCATGCGCCGCCTGATTCCAGATGAGAATGACCCGGAGTACTCAATCTTCCTTACAGACCCACAAAAGTACTTTTTCTGTGCCCTGCCAAGTTTATTACAAGCAACAAAGTTCATGGCCGTGGTGGACACATTATCAACTCATTCACCCGATGAGGAATATTTGGGTGAAAGGAATCATCCATCAATTTGGTCGTGTGATCCTAAGGTTATTGAAGCCTTTTACGAGTTCTCCAGTGAGATTAGGCGGATCGAGAAGGAGATCGAGAAAAGAAATGCTGATCCTCAATGTCGGAACAGGTGTGGTCCTGGGGTGCTACCTTATGAACTTCTGGCGCCTAGTTCGGGAGCAGGAGTAACATGCAGAGGTGTACCAAACAGTGTTTCCATATAA